The Corynebacterium tuberculostearicum genome window below encodes:
- a CDS encoding IS3 family transposase (programmed frameshift), whose amino-acid sequence MSRYSEQFKRDAVALYENNEDLSLNSASAELGINRASLHSWIKKYGTGKRARTKSMRDKVQAANDSERIRQLEKENAKLREERDILRKAAKYFGRRDSLVIRFQFVYDHRTEFSVKRMCQVLKLNRSSFYKWVQTREERRLKTCSDALIGARIKTIFDDEYGLYGAKRIAASLKADTSFGPINHKKVARIMKSMGLKGFTKRRRCVTTRRKPGHRVMPDLVGRRFTADRPNHVYVGDITYLPCKGGKNMYLATVIDVYSRKLVGHALADHMRVSLVIEALSHARKVRGSLKGAIFHSDHGSVYTSQAFRNYCSSLGVRQSMGAVGTSADNALAESFNATLKREILRDRKVFDNPISCRQEVFRWCMRYNTRRRHSWCNLSAPDVFEAENSATLTRAA is encoded by the exons ATGTCCAGGTACTCCGAACAGTTCAAACGCGATGCCGTGGCCCTCTACGAAAACAATGAGGACCTCTCACTGAACTCAGCATCAGCAGAGCTCGGTATCAACCGTGCCTCGCTGCATTCTTGGATCAAGAAGTACGGCACCGGCAAACGTGCCCGCACAAAAAGCATGCGCGACAAGGTCCAAGCAGCGAATGATTCCGAACGGATCCGCCAGTTAGAAAAAGAGAACGCAAAGCTGCGCGAAGAACGTGACATCCTGCGCAAGGCCGCGAAATATTTTG GCCGAAGAGACTCACTGGTGATCCGCTTCCAGTTTGTCTATGACCACCGAACCGAATTCTCGGTTAAGCGGATGTGCCAGGTGTTAAAGCTCAATCGCTCCTCGTTCTACAAATGGGTGCAAACCCGCGAAGAACGCAGGTTAAAGACGTGTTCGGATGCTCTTATTGGTGCAAGAATCAAGACCATCTTCGATGATGAATACGGGCTTTATGGTGCTAAACGCATCGCTGCAAGCCTTAAAGCCGATACGAGCTTTGGCCCGATAAATCACAAGAAAGTCGCACGAATCATGAAATCCATGGGACTTAAAGGCTTTACCAAACGCCGCCGATGCGTCACTACCAGGCGTAAGCCTGGTCACCGCGTCATGCCAGATCTAGTAGGCCGCAGATTCACAGCTGACAGGCCAAACCACGTCTATGTAGGCGACATTACGTACCTGCCGTGTAAGGGCGGCAAGAACATGTACCTGGCCACGGTCATCGACGTCTACTCGCGCAAACTTGTCGGACATGCACTCGCCGATCACATGCGGGTATCACTGGTTATCGAAGCTTTGTCCCATGCCAGGAAAGTCCGCGGAAGCCTTAAAGGGGCAATTTTCCATTCTGATCACGGCAGCGTGTACACCTCACAAGCCTTTAGGAACTATTGCTCGTCGTTGGGTGTGCGCCAGTCTATGGGAGCGGTAGGAACGAGTGCTGATAACGCCCTAGCAGAATCGTTTAACGCCACGCTCAAGCGGGAAATCTTGCGTGACAGGAAAGTCTTTGACAATCCGATCTCCTGCCGCCAAGAAGTCTTCCGGTGGTGCATGCGCTACAACACACGCCGACGGCACTCCTGGTGCAATCTTTCAGCTCCTGACGTCTTTGAAGCCGAGAATTCAGCTACACTGACTAGAGCAGCATAG
- a CDS encoding hydrogen peroxide-inducible genes activator, giving the protein MHNKEYRPTLAQLRTFVTVAENKHFGTAAAKLEISQPSLSQGLVALEQGLGLQLIERSTRKVIVTSAGETLLPYAKATLEAADTFLAHARGANGTLAGPLTIGVIPTIAPYILPDLLSMLAEAYPDLEPRFVEEQTQHLITRLRNGNLDLAIMALPSEATGMVDSPLYTEKFSIVCPPDHPIAGREDVKLAELKDLDLLLLDDGHCLRDQVVDLCRHANINPAEATNSVTRASSLTTIMQLVMGGLGCTLVPESALATECHGKDVAIAHFASDVTAEREVGLVFRSSAARAEEFREFGTLITAACNKAIERSRQ; this is encoded by the coding sequence ATGCATAATAAAGAGTATCGCCCTACACTTGCTCAGCTGCGTACCTTCGTCACCGTTGCGGAAAACAAGCACTTTGGTACCGCAGCCGCCAAACTCGAAATTTCCCAGCCCTCCCTCTCTCAGGGCCTCGTTGCCCTCGAGCAGGGCTTGGGCCTGCAGCTCATCGAGCGCTCCACCCGCAAGGTCATCGTCACCTCGGCCGGTGAGACCCTCCTCCCCTACGCCAAGGCCACTCTTGAAGCCGCCGATACCTTCCTGGCCCACGCTCGCGGCGCCAATGGCACCCTTGCCGGCCCGCTGACCATCGGCGTTATCCCCACCATCGCCCCCTACATCCTTCCCGATCTGCTCTCCATGCTGGCTGAGGCCTACCCGGACCTCGAGCCGCGCTTCGTCGAAGAGCAAACCCAGCACCTCATTACCCGCCTTCGCAACGGCAACTTGGATCTTGCCATCATGGCCCTTCCGTCCGAGGCCACCGGCATGGTCGATAGCCCGCTGTACACGGAGAAATTCTCCATTGTCTGCCCGCCCGATCACCCCATCGCCGGCCGCGAGGATGTGAAGCTTGCGGAGCTCAAGGACTTGGATTTGCTGCTGCTTGACGACGGCCACTGCTTGCGCGACCAAGTAGTCGACCTCTGCCGCCATGCCAATATCAACCCGGCCGAGGCCACCAATTCCGTCACCCGCGCCTCCTCCCTGACCACCATCATGCAGCTGGTCATGGGCGGACTGGGCTGCACCCTCGTCCCCGAGTCCGCCCTAGCCACCGAATGCCACGGCAAGGACGTCGCCATCGCCCACTTTGCCTCCGATGTCACCGCCGAACGCGAGGTGGGCCTCGTGTTCCGTTCCTCCGCCGCCCGCGCCGAGGAATTCCGCGAATTCGGCACGCTCATCACCGCCGCCTGTAACAAGGCGATTGAGCGCTCCCGGCAGTAG
- the hrpA gene encoding ATP-dependent RNA helicase HrpA: protein MTKNESLSRDELFAALENVTLAEARSFRRRLKKARAPKALQEIGAEIHAAAERVALTDAAVPTITYPDALPVTTRKDDIAEAIRDNQVVIIAGETGSGKTTQIPKICLELGRGRRGFIGHTQPRRIAARTVAERIASELDQKIGESVGYAIRFDDRVSETTAVKLMTDGILLAEMQRDRFLNKYDTIIIDEAHERSLNIDFLLGYLKRLLPKRPDLKVIITSATIEPESFAAHFANADGNPAPIIEVSGRTYPVEIRYRPLEFEAGGKVVDQDPLDGLTEAIEELMREGDGDILCFFPGERDIRDAMEAIEGKKWKNVEVTPLFGRLSNQEQHRVFSEHRGRRIVLATNIAETSLTVPGIRYVVDTGTARISRYSTRTKVQRLPIEPISQASANQRSGRCGRVADGIAIRLYSEQDFESRPEFTDPEILRTNLASVILQMVSLKLGDIEQFPFIQPPEHKAIRDGLTLLHELGALHDKQDKPSLTTIGRDLSRIPLDPRMARMLIEANTNGCLDDVMVIVAAMTIQDVRERPLDFQAQADQAHARFKDKTSDFLSMLKLWDYIKQTRNEQSGNKFRKRMKQEFLHYMRIREWFDLVRQLKDVAKQLGWTYQEGTERRSDDIHMSLLSGLLSNIGARDGNSKEFQGARNTRFLVFPGSALAKKPPEFLMAAELVETSRLWARDVAAIDPAWVENLGGDLLKHNYSEPTWSRKRAAAIAHQKSTLYGVPIVADRTVPYHRVDPAAARDMFIRNALIAGDWNTHHAFFKANAQALDDAAAYEEKARRRGLIVDEDTLFDFYDQRIPAKVTTGRHFDSWWKKERRRTPDLLDFDPAKLIDDSHDVTEESFPDHWRKGSIDYELTYKFEPGEPLDGVTVMVPIPMLAGLDSEGFDWLVPGLRLELVTELIRSLPKALRRTVVPAPEFAERAIDRLIPYEGPITQQLADILRELGGQGINATDFQPNKLPAHLRMNYGAIDKRGKIVDSDRDLAALVRRQAGHIKSSVSRVSRTSESTAVSEWTDDTLGTIDDTVTTTVDGHEVTAYPALVATKDGVELKVHPTKAAADAAMVTTTLTLLMREISVNAPQMVKGLPLQQRVAVDSYPHGGADGLVNDARVAAIRDLMLEAGGPVRTPSAFQQLKDTVKPQVPGRVRQAVVAIAPGLAEYSNLRAELAHWDGPAIDDMRAQLDFLLPRNAITVHGMSHLRHLPRYIQAMRIRLEDMNLDPDRDADRQAEVDNAKAYLSNRLRNLPAGREKTREVKDVRWMIEELRVSLFAQRLGTAHAVSLRRIQKAVDKLR from the coding sequence ATGACTAAGAACGAATCCCTTTCTCGCGACGAGCTCTTCGCCGCACTCGAAAATGTCACTTTGGCCGAGGCCCGCTCCTTCCGCCGCCGCCTCAAGAAGGCCCGCGCCCCTAAAGCGCTGCAAGAAATCGGCGCTGAAATCCATGCCGCGGCTGAGCGCGTCGCGCTTACCGACGCCGCCGTTCCCACCATCACCTACCCCGACGCCCTCCCCGTCACTACCCGCAAGGACGATATCGCCGAGGCAATTCGGGACAACCAGGTCGTCATCATCGCTGGTGAGACCGGTTCTGGTAAGACCACCCAGATCCCGAAAATCTGTCTCGAGCTCGGCCGCGGCCGGCGCGGATTCATCGGCCATACCCAACCGCGCCGTATTGCAGCGCGCACCGTGGCCGAACGCATCGCCTCGGAGCTGGACCAGAAAATCGGCGAGTCCGTCGGCTACGCCATCCGCTTTGATGACCGCGTCTCTGAGACCACCGCCGTCAAGCTCATGACCGACGGCATCCTGCTCGCCGAGATGCAGCGCGACCGCTTCCTCAATAAGTACGACACCATCATCATCGATGAGGCCCACGAACGCTCGCTCAATATCGACTTCCTCTTGGGCTACTTGAAGCGCCTATTGCCCAAGCGCCCAGACCTCAAGGTGATCATCACCTCCGCAACCATCGAACCAGAAAGCTTTGCGGCCCACTTTGCCAACGCCGACGGCAACCCCGCCCCCATTATCGAGGTCTCCGGGCGCACCTACCCCGTAGAAATCCGCTACCGGCCACTCGAATTCGAGGCCGGCGGAAAAGTCGTGGACCAAGACCCGCTCGACGGCTTGACCGAGGCCATCGAAGAGCTCATGCGCGAAGGCGACGGCGATATTCTCTGCTTCTTCCCTGGCGAGCGCGATATCCGCGATGCCATGGAAGCCATCGAAGGCAAGAAATGGAAAAACGTCGAGGTCACTCCTCTCTTTGGCCGCCTATCTAACCAAGAGCAGCACCGCGTGTTTAGCGAGCACCGCGGCCGCCGCATCGTCTTGGCCACCAATATCGCCGAAACCTCGCTCACCGTGCCCGGCATCCGCTATGTCGTCGATACCGGCACCGCCCGCATCTCGCGGTACTCCACACGCACCAAGGTCCAGCGGCTGCCCATCGAGCCCATCTCGCAGGCTTCAGCCAACCAGCGCTCCGGCCGCTGCGGCCGCGTTGCCGACGGCATCGCCATCCGCCTCTACAGCGAACAGGATTTTGAAAGCCGTCCCGAGTTCACCGACCCGGAAATCCTGCGCACCAACCTCGCGAGTGTCATCCTGCAAATGGTTTCGCTCAAGCTCGGTGATATCGAACAGTTCCCCTTCATCCAACCGCCCGAGCACAAGGCCATCCGCGATGGCCTCACCCTCCTCCACGAGCTTGGCGCCCTCCACGACAAGCAAGACAAGCCCTCGCTTACCACCATCGGCCGCGATCTTTCCCGCATCCCACTGGATCCGCGCATGGCGCGCATGCTCATTGAAGCCAATACCAACGGATGCCTCGATGATGTCATGGTCATCGTTGCCGCCATGACCATCCAAGATGTGCGCGAGCGTCCCCTCGACTTCCAGGCCCAGGCCGACCAAGCCCACGCTCGCTTCAAGGACAAGACCTCAGATTTCTTGTCCATGCTCAAGCTATGGGATTACATCAAGCAAACCCGCAACGAGCAATCCGGCAATAAGTTCCGCAAGCGCATGAAGCAGGAATTCCTCCACTACATGCGCATCCGCGAGTGGTTTGACTTGGTGCGCCAGCTCAAGGACGTCGCCAAGCAGCTGGGCTGGACCTACCAGGAAGGCACCGAGCGCCGCTCCGATGACATCCACATGTCACTCCTTTCGGGCCTGCTATCCAATATCGGCGCCCGCGACGGCAATTCCAAGGAGTTCCAGGGCGCGCGCAACACCCGCTTCCTGGTATTCCCCGGCTCTGCCCTGGCTAAAAAGCCGCCGGAATTCCTCATGGCTGCCGAGCTAGTGGAAACTTCCCGCCTCTGGGCGCGCGATGTCGCCGCCATCGATCCCGCCTGGGTGGAAAACCTCGGTGGGGACCTGCTCAAGCACAACTACTCCGAGCCCACCTGGTCTCGCAAGCGCGCCGCCGCCATCGCGCACCAAAAATCCACGCTCTACGGCGTGCCCATCGTGGCCGACCGCACCGTTCCCTACCACCGCGTCGATCCCGCCGCTGCCCGCGATATGTTCATCCGCAACGCCCTTATCGCCGGCGACTGGAACACCCACCACGCCTTTTTCAAGGCCAACGCCCAAGCGCTTGACGACGCCGCCGCATACGAAGAAAAGGCCCGCCGCCGCGGCCTCATTGTGGACGAAGACACGCTCTTCGATTTCTATGACCAGCGCATTCCGGCAAAGGTAACCACCGGCCGCCACTTTGACTCGTGGTGGAAAAAGGAGCGCCGCCGCACCCCGGATCTGCTGGATTTCGATCCCGCTAAGCTCATCGATGACTCCCATGATGTCACCGAGGAATCCTTCCCCGACCACTGGCGCAAGGGCTCTATCGATTACGAACTGACCTATAAGTTCGAGCCCGGCGAGCCTCTCGACGGCGTCACCGTAATGGTTCCCATTCCTATGCTCGCCGGCTTGGATTCCGAAGGCTTCGATTGGCTCGTTCCGGGTCTGCGCCTCGAGCTCGTCACCGAGCTCATCCGCAGCCTGCCCAAGGCCCTGCGCCGCACTGTCGTACCCGCGCCCGAATTTGCCGAGCGCGCCATCGACCGCCTCATCCCTTATGAAGGCCCCATCACCCAGCAGCTTGCCGACATCCTCCGCGAACTCGGCGGCCAAGGAATCAACGCCACCGATTTCCAGCCCAACAAGCTACCCGCCCACCTGCGGATGAACTACGGCGCCATCGATAAGCGCGGCAAAATCGTCGACTCCGACCGCGACCTCGCGGCGCTCGTCCGGAGGCAGGCTGGCCACATCAAGTCCTCCGTATCCCGCGTCTCGCGCACCTCCGAGTCCACCGCCGTCAGCGAATGGACCGACGATACCCTTGGCACGATTGATGACACGGTAACGACCACCGTCGACGGCCACGAAGTCACCGCCTACCCCGCCCTAGTCGCCACAAAGGACGGCGTCGAGCTCAAGGTCCATCCCACCAAGGCCGCCGCAGATGCCGCCATGGTCACGACCACACTCACCCTCCTCATGCGTGAGATATCCGTTAATGCTCCACAAATGGTCAAGGGCTTGCCGTTGCAACAGCGCGTCGCTGTCGATTCCTATCCGCACGGCGGCGCCGACGGCTTGGTTAACGACGCCCGCGTAGCCGCCATCCGCGACTTGATGCTCGAAGCCGGCGGCCCGGTCCGCACCCCCTCGGCGTTCCAGCAGCTCAAGGACACCGTCAAACCCCAGGTCCCAGGACGCGTACGCCAGGCAGTGGTAGCTATTGCCCCCGGACTTGCCGAATACTCCAATCTGCGAGCCGAACTCGCGCATTGGGACGGTCCAGCAATCGATGACATGCGCGCACAATTGGATTTCCTCCTCCCCCGAAATGCCATCACTGTCCATGGAATGTCCCATCTGCGTCATCTCCCGCGATATATCCAAGCCATGCGCATTCGTCTAGAGGACATGAACCTTGACCCGGACCGCGATGCAGACCGCCAAGCCGAGGTAGATAACGCCAAGGCCTACCTATCCAACCGCCTTCGCAACCTCCCGGCCGGCCGCGAAAAGACCCGCGAGGTCAAGGACGTACGCTGGATGATTGAAGAACTTCGAGTATCTCTTTTCGCCCAGCGCCTTGGCACAGCCCACGCCGTTTCACTCCGCCGTATCCAAAAGGCGGTGGACAAACTGCGCTAA
- the nrdR gene encoding transcriptional regulator NrdR, with translation MYCPFCHNEQSRVIDSRVVDAGASIRRRRECASCKGRFTTVEKAVLLVVKRNGLAEPFSRDKLIRGVRRACQGRDVSDDALKKLAQEVEETVRSHGSSQVNANEIGLAILEPLRDLDEVAYLRFASVYKSFESADDFESEIRLMRRRDREDF, from the coding sequence GTGTATTGCCCCTTTTGTCACAATGAGCAATCCCGCGTCATTGACTCGCGTGTGGTCGATGCTGGAGCGTCGATTCGTCGCCGGCGCGAGTGCGCTTCGTGCAAGGGTCGCTTTACCACGGTTGAAAAGGCCGTGCTGCTTGTCGTGAAGAGAAACGGTCTGGCCGAGCCCTTCAGTAGAGATAAATTGATCCGCGGTGTCCGTCGTGCCTGCCAGGGACGAGACGTAAGCGACGATGCCCTGAAGAAGCTTGCGCAAGAAGTTGAGGAGACGGTGCGTAGTCATGGCTCCTCGCAGGTCAACGCGAACGAGATTGGTTTGGCCATCCTAGAGCCACTGCGTGACCTTGATGAAGTGGCTTATCTGCGCTTCGCCTCCGTGTATAAATCCTTTGAAAGCGCAGATGACTTTGAATCCGAGATTCGGCTGATGCGAAGGCGCGATCGCGAGGACTTTTAG
- the lexA gene encoding transcriptional repressor LexA, with amino-acid sequence MGRKPKKTTEKTDYASLSDRQRRILNVISDAVMLRGYPPSIREIGDAAGLQSTSSVAYQLKQLEEKGFLRRDPNKPRAVDVRHLNTDDGAKKPGRKPAKPEQQVPAEAGAVSYIPVVGRIAAGAPITAEENVDTYFPMPDEVVGGGDLYMLQVVGDSMQDAGILDGDWVIIRSQSVAEEGEFVAALLDGAEATVKEFHRDSSGVWLLPHNDAYAPINGDDAEIMGKVVSVFRKL; translated from the coding sequence ATGGGCCGCAAGCCAAAGAAGACCACCGAGAAGACCGACTACGCTTCCCTGTCTGACCGCCAGCGACGAATTCTTAACGTCATTAGTGACGCCGTCATGCTGCGTGGTTACCCACCAAGCATCCGCGAAATTGGTGACGCAGCAGGCTTGCAGTCCACCTCCTCTGTTGCCTACCAGCTAAAGCAATTGGAAGAAAAGGGCTTCTTGCGCCGTGACCCAAATAAGCCGCGAGCCGTAGATGTTCGACACCTAAATACCGACGATGGCGCCAAGAAGCCGGGCCGCAAACCGGCTAAGCCCGAACAGCAGGTTCCCGCAGAGGCAGGTGCGGTTTCCTACATTCCTGTGGTTGGCCGAATCGCAGCGGGTGCGCCCATTACCGCGGAAGAAAACGTAGACACTTACTTTCCGATGCCCGATGAGGTAGTCGGTGGCGGCGACCTTTATATGCTGCAAGTGGTCGGCGACTCGATGCAGGATGCCGGCATTCTTGACGGCGACTGGGTAATCATTCGCTCCCAGTCAGTTGCAGAAGAGGGCGAGTTCGTTGCAGCGCTGCTCGATGGTGCTGAAGCTACCGTTAAGGAATTCCACCGCGATTCCTCTGGCGTGTGGTTGCTCCCCCACAACGATGCCTACGCTCCCATCAACGGCGATGATGCGGAGATCATGGGCAAGGTTGTATCCGTATTCCGTAAGCTTTAG
- a CDS encoding DeoR/GlpR family DNA-binding transcription regulator has translation MYAEERRRQIASLTAVEGRVNVTELSERFEVTAETIRRDLAVLDREGVVHRVHGGAVASQSFQTAELTLDTRQRSASGAKAAIARAALDFLPQGGGSIFLDAGTTINAFAELIGQQYPQAQFNIVSNSLPIALSLAGNGVPDVQLLGGTVRAITQAVVGDTALRTLAMMRADVAFIGTNALTLDHGLSTADSQEAAIKSAFVTNAHKVVVMCDSSKLGNDYLVSFASAADIDVVITDAAAPDSFVEALREREIEVVLASE, from the coding sequence ATGTACGCAGAAGAGCGGCGTCGCCAAATTGCTTCCCTCACCGCCGTTGAAGGCCGCGTCAACGTCACTGAGCTCTCGGAACGCTTCGAAGTTACGGCCGAGACCATCCGCCGCGACCTTGCGGTGCTCGACCGTGAGGGCGTCGTCCATCGCGTGCATGGCGGCGCAGTAGCCTCCCAATCTTTCCAGACCGCGGAGCTTACCCTGGATACCCGCCAGCGGTCCGCCTCCGGCGCAAAAGCGGCTATCGCCCGCGCGGCCCTAGATTTTCTTCCCCAGGGCGGCGGCAGCATTTTCTTGGACGCAGGCACCACCATTAACGCGTTCGCGGAGCTCATTGGACAGCAATACCCGCAGGCGCAGTTTAATATTGTCTCCAATAGCCTGCCTATTGCGCTGTCTCTTGCAGGCAATGGCGTGCCCGACGTCCAGCTACTTGGCGGTACGGTCCGCGCGATTACCCAAGCCGTCGTTGGCGATACCGCACTGCGCACCCTGGCTATGATGCGTGCCGACGTCGCCTTTATCGGTACCAATGCCCTTACCCTGGACCATGGCTTGTCGACGGCCGACTCCCAAGAGGCAGCCATCAAATCCGCCTTCGTCACCAATGCCCACAAAGTAGTGGTCATGTGTGACTCCAGCAAGCTGGGCAATGATTACTTGGTAAGTTTCGCCTCTGCCGCCGATATCGACGTCGTCATCACTGACGCCGCTGCCCCCGATTCCTTCGTGGAGGCGCTGCGCGAGCGCGAGATTGAGGTCGTGCTCGCCAGCGAATAG
- the ptsP gene encoding phosphoenolpyruvate--protein phosphotransferase, whose translation MENASESTIKGTGVVAGVAYAEAVWVRPRPALPTEGSIDPEQVSDSEYDRFLAAVDTVAGRLEQRAAAAEGQAAEVLTATAGMVKDRGWHKAVRKNIRTGRDAEFATVGATDKFVTMFEAAGGVMAERTTDLKDVRDRVIAELRGEDEPGLPLVDGEAVLFADDLAPADTATLDTKHIKALVTELGGPTSHTAIIARQLDIPCIVAVGAALSDIESGTLVFVDGAVGAVTLGADEEASRKAVAEYRERAARVAQWRGPAETKDGHRVQLLANVADGNAARIASDSQAEGIGLYRTELSFLSASEEPSVDEQAKIYGKVFNAFPESKVVVHTLDAGSDKPISYATLSSEENPALGVRGLRIARDNEALLTRQLDAIAQAAAARDDKASTWVMAPMVATSTEAQWFASLCRERGLTAGAMIEVPAAALMADKIMPHLDFVSIGTNDLTQYTMAADRLSPQLAYLTDPWQPAVLRLIQHTCIVGQANNVAVGVCGEAAADPMLACVLTGLGVNSLSAASTAVAGVGAQLAEVTLEQCQQLSEVALDAESPDAARTAVVERMESFA comes from the coding sequence ATGGAAAACGCGTCTGAGTCCACAATCAAAGGAACCGGTGTCGTTGCCGGAGTCGCCTACGCCGAAGCCGTGTGGGTCCGCCCTCGCCCGGCCCTGCCTACCGAGGGAAGCATTGACCCAGAGCAAGTGAGCGATTCTGAGTATGACCGCTTCCTTGCGGCCGTGGATACTGTCGCTGGCCGCTTGGAGCAGCGGGCTGCTGCCGCGGAAGGCCAGGCAGCTGAAGTTCTGACGGCAACGGCCGGCATGGTTAAGGACCGTGGTTGGCATAAGGCGGTGCGCAAGAATATCCGCACTGGCCGGGACGCGGAATTCGCTACTGTCGGTGCCACCGATAAGTTTGTCACCATGTTCGAGGCCGCCGGCGGCGTGATGGCCGAGCGCACCACTGACTTGAAGGACGTGCGCGACCGCGTAATCGCAGAGCTGCGCGGCGAGGACGAGCCGGGCCTGCCGCTCGTAGACGGCGAGGCCGTGCTGTTCGCGGACGATTTGGCCCCGGCCGATACCGCGACGCTGGATACCAAGCACATCAAGGCCCTTGTTACCGAACTTGGTGGACCTACCAGCCATACGGCCATCATCGCCCGTCAGTTGGATATTCCGTGCATCGTTGCTGTAGGTGCCGCGCTGAGCGATATTGAAAGCGGCACGCTGGTATTTGTCGATGGCGCAGTGGGCGCCGTCACCCTTGGGGCCGACGAAGAGGCTTCCAGAAAGGCTGTGGCCGAGTATCGCGAGCGGGCGGCACGCGTTGCTCAGTGGCGCGGCCCGGCGGAAACCAAAGATGGCCACCGCGTGCAGCTGCTTGCCAACGTCGCTGATGGCAACGCCGCCCGCATTGCTTCGGATTCTCAGGCAGAGGGCATTGGTCTGTACCGCACGGAGCTGTCGTTCCTCTCGGCCAGTGAAGAGCCCAGCGTTGACGAGCAGGCAAAGATTTACGGCAAGGTCTTTAATGCCTTCCCTGAATCCAAGGTTGTCGTGCATACGTTGGATGCTGGCTCCGATAAGCCCATTTCCTATGCCACGCTGAGCTCCGAAGAAAACCCGGCATTGGGCGTTCGTGGTCTGCGTATTGCACGCGATAATGAGGCTTTGCTGACCCGCCAGCTGGATGCGATTGCCCAGGCGGCTGCGGCTCGCGATGACAAAGCCTCTACCTGGGTGATGGCTCCTATGGTTGCCACCTCTACCGAGGCCCAGTGGTTTGCTAGCCTGTGCCGCGAGCGCGGCCTGACTGCCGGCGCCATGATTGAGGTTCCGGCCGCAGCGCTCATGGCGGATAAAATCATGCCGCACCTTGATTTCGTGTCCATCGGCACTAATGACCTGACTCAGTACACTATGGCCGCGGACCGCCTGTCGCCTCAGCTGGCCTACCTGACCGACCCGTGGCAGCCGGCTGTGCTGCGGCTCATTCAGCACACCTGCATCGTGGGCCAGGCCAATAACGTTGCGGTAGGCGTGTGCGGTGAGGCGGCAGCCGACCCGATGCTGGCCTGCGTACTTACCGGCTTGGGTGTGAATTCGCTATCCGCAGCGTCGACCGCAGTTGCGGGCGTCGGTGCGCAGCTGGCAGAGGTTACCCTGGAACAGTGCCAGCAGCTTTCCGAGGTGGCACTGGATGCGGAAAGCCCTGACGCTGCCCGTACCGCAGTGGTCGAGCGCATGGAGTCCTTCGCCTAA
- a CDS encoding 1-phosphofructokinase family hexose kinase, with protein sequence MILTLTPNPSIDATLVLSEPLTSGDVHRASEVTQVAGGKGVNVTHAVHLAGEQSLALFPAHDSDSFLNLIHSAGLPSSAIPMDGAVRVNTTITEPDGTTTKVNGPGPALSDADSRAITSELTARALASDWVVLAGSLPRGVNTDWYCDLISAVRAAAPQARIAVDTSDAPMQAIGESLNSAAPDLIKPNGLELGQLTGTDGRELENQAARGEYSGVVRAARDVVKQGIAEVLVTLGGAGAVLVTADGAWAATPPPATVKSTVGAGDAALAGYLLGRTTGKSPADSLAQSVAYGTAAASKQGTQFPRPEELDIAHTLVNSLA encoded by the coding sequence TTGATTCTCACGCTGACCCCCAATCCCAGTATCGACGCCACCCTTGTGCTCAGCGAGCCATTGACCTCCGGTGATGTCCACCGGGCCAGCGAGGTCACCCAGGTTGCTGGCGGCAAGGGTGTAAACGTCACCCATGCCGTGCACTTGGCCGGCGAGCAATCCTTGGCTCTTTTCCCGGCCCACGACTCCGATTCATTCCTAAATCTCATCCACTCGGCCGGGCTGCCTTCCTCTGCAATCCCCATGGACGGCGCAGTTCGCGTCAATACCACCATCACAGAGCCTGATGGCACTACCACCAAGGTCAACGGCCCAGGCCCTGCGCTTTCCGACGCCGACTCCCGCGCCATTACCTCCGAGCTCACCGCCCGCGCCCTTGCCTCCGACTGGGTGGTCCTAGCCGGCTCCCTGCCGCGTGGCGTTAACACCGATTGGTATTGCGACCTCATCTCCGCGGTCCGCGCGGCCGCACCACAGGCTCGCATTGCCGTCGATACGTCAGATGCCCCAATGCAGGCCATTGGCGAAAGCCTCAATTCTGCTGCGCCGGATCTCATTAAGCCGAACGGCCTAGAGCTCGGCCAGCTCACCGGAACCGACGGCCGCGAACTAGAAAACCAGGCCGCACGCGGCGAGTACTCGGGGGTTGTTCGGGCGGCCCGGGACGTCGTCAAGCAGGGCATCGCAGAAGTACTCGTCACCCTTGGCGGTGCCGGCGCGGTGCTGGTTACCGCGGATGGCGCTTGGGCTGCAACTCCACCGCCAGCAACGGTGAAATCCACCGTAGGCGCCGGTGACGCCGCGCTCGCCGGATACCTCCTCGGCCGCACCACCGGTAAGTCGCCGGCCGATAGCCTCGCGCAGTCGGTGGCCTACGGAACTGCGGCTGCATCCAAACAAGGCACCCAATTCCCTCGCCCAGAAGAACTCGATATCGCACATACCCTCGTAAACTCGCTAGCCTAA